The following coding sequences are from one Anguilla rostrata isolate EN2019 chromosome 16, ASM1855537v3, whole genome shotgun sequence window:
- the LOC135242436 gene encoding histone H3 — translation MARTKQTARKSTGGKAPRKQLATKAARKSAPATGGVKKPHRYRPGTVALREIRRYQKSTELLIRKLPFQRLVREIAQDFKTDLRFQSSAVMALQEASEAYLVGLFEDTNLCAIHAKRVTIMPKDIQLARRIRGERA, via the coding sequence ATGGCGCGAACCAAGCAGACCGCGCGTAAGTCTACCGGTGGCAAAGCCCCCAGGAAGCAGCTCGCCACTAAAGCAGCGCGGAAGAGCGCGCCTGCGACTGGCGGAGTGAAGAAGCCTCACCGTTACAGGCCTGGCACTGTAGCTCTGCGAGAAATCCGCCGCTATCAGAAGTCTACTGAGCTGTTGATCCGCAAGTTGCCTTTCCAGCGCCTTGTGAGGGAGATTGCTCAGGATTTCAAGACCGATCTGCGCTTCCAAAGCTCAGCTGTAATGGCTTTACAGGAGGCTAGTGAGGCTTATCTGGTTGGTCTGTTCGAGGACACCAATTTGTGTGCCATTCATGCCAAGAGAGTGACCATCATGCCGAAGGATATCCAGCTGGCTCGCCGCATCCGTGGAGAGCGCGCTTAA